A section of the Estrella lausannensis genome encodes:
- a CDS encoding 3-hydroxyacyl-CoA dehydrogenase family protein produces MNSLALSKKISIVGAGGKMGSGIALLTLLKLSFQGEERGSLHLIDMSEASLSRLKHYLKEHLKKESERNIVLLREMYQDREELIENSEIVQHHMEKAMERVYFGTAIEESSGSDLIFEAVFEKIDLKTALLTKIGALSKEGTILTNTSSIPIGFLEKSAAVEGRIAGFHFYNPPIVQKLLEVVVPEGSEDKLLTGCLEIAKELGKTAVVSRDIAGFIGNGIFIREILLTLNILEELKRQMPIHLALLVLNTVTKDLLLRPMGIFQLIDYVGVDVALNIILSMRRFLDDPSMHSSLLEDMVMKRRTGGHMGDSGQKEGFFRYKGHEAEAVLDLEKNVYRPLDASMKAEVANLLGGKSTPALTWKSLSKDAGRDALIEDFILSTVKQGTLGSHLMLRYLRFLRDASAVLVQEGVASSIEDVSLVLKLGFYHLYGPDARFLTSMEAITCKGCCP; encoded by the coding sequence ATGAACAGTTTGGCTCTTAGCAAAAAGATCTCCATCGTCGGTGCCGGTGGTAAAATGGGATCCGGCATTGCACTGCTTACGCTTTTAAAGCTCTCATTTCAGGGGGAAGAAAGAGGATCGCTTCACCTGATCGATATGAGCGAGGCCTCTCTCAGCCGTCTTAAGCATTATCTAAAGGAACATCTGAAAAAAGAATCCGAAAGAAACATCGTCTTGCTAAGAGAAATGTACCAAGATAGGGAAGAGCTGATCGAGAATTCGGAAATTGTCCAGCATCATATGGAAAAGGCGATGGAGCGGGTCTATTTTGGAACTGCCATCGAAGAATCTTCCGGCTCGGATCTGATATTTGAAGCTGTTTTTGAAAAAATCGATCTGAAAACCGCTCTGTTAACAAAGATCGGTGCCCTCTCAAAAGAGGGAACCATTCTCACAAACACCTCTTCGATCCCGATTGGATTCTTAGAGAAGAGCGCGGCAGTTGAAGGGAGGATCGCAGGATTCCATTTCTATAATCCACCAATTGTGCAAAAGCTTCTGGAAGTGGTGGTGCCCGAGGGATCGGAGGACAAATTGCTGACCGGCTGTCTAGAGATTGCCAAAGAACTTGGCAAGACAGCAGTCGTTTCGAGAGATATCGCCGGATTCATAGGCAACGGGATCTTCATCAGGGAAATTTTACTTACTTTGAATATTTTAGAAGAGCTGAAGCGGCAGATGCCGATTCACCTTGCCCTGTTGGTACTCAATACAGTGACAAAGGATTTGCTTCTGCGCCCCATGGGTATTTTCCAGCTGATCGATTATGTCGGTGTCGATGTAGCATTGAATATCATCCTGTCTATGCGCCGGTTCCTTGACGATCCTTCAATGCACTCCTCTCTTTTGGAAGACATGGTCATGAAAAGAAGGACTGGCGGCCACATGGGCGACAGCGGCCAAAAAGAGGGTTTTTTCCGTTACAAGGGGCATGAGGCGGAAGCGGTGCTCGATCTTGAAAAGAATGTCTATCGTCCTCTCGATGCAAGCATGAAAGCAGAGGTTGCCAACCTGCTCGGAGGGAAATCGACTCCTGCACTGACATGGAAGAGCCTCTCCAAGGATGCCGGTAGAGATGCCCTGATCGAAGATTTCATCCTCTCCACGGTTAAACAAGGTACACTGGGGTCTCATCTCATGCTGCGCTACTTGAGGTTTCTGAGAGATGCTTCAGCAGTCCTTGTGCAGGAGGGGGTGGCCTCGTCTATCGAAGATGTCTCCCTCGTTTTGAAACTAGGATTTTATCATCTTTACGGACCGGATGCCCGTTTTCTAACTAGTATGGAAGCCATTACATGCAAAGGATGCTGCCCATGA
- a CDS encoding bifunctional 2-methylcitrate dehydratase/aconitate hydratase, translating into MEAHRQEILERKEQLTDYDEPIRKIVRYVGEPLHPGHEALETASLSLLDAYACLAAALKAPGVSRILGGVFEGEDAGGSISIPGTHLRAGLLSGAFQIGSLIRWLDYNDTFLAKEWGHPSDNLGAILAVADYLSGKGRELTVADVLTCLIKAYEVQGTLALENSFNRFGFDHVILVKVASAAVAASMLGGDEQAIASAVSNAFADAGPLRCYRHFPNTGSRKSWAAGDASSRGLLLAGLAIKGEMGYPKVLSTPRWGLADTLFDGAPLSLSGHLGTYIIENILFKVSFPAEFHAQTAVECAIRLHKKIKDRLEEIDRIEIETHEAAIRIIDKKGPLHNYADRDHCLQYMVAVALLNGRLTADDYEDEMAKNPWIDRLRGLMEVTENERFSREYHERDKRSIANSVKVVFRCGTSIKEEFDYPLGHRKRREEAKPRLLKKAEECFKEIYSEDKIARIMQLFHHKELFYKLSIREWMELFHKEGESHDRRSAKS; encoded by the coding sequence ATGGAAGCCCATCGGCAAGAGATCTTAGAGCGTAAAGAGCAGCTGACTGACTACGATGAACCGATCCGTAAAATCGTGAGGTACGTCGGCGAACCCTTGCATCCCGGGCATGAGGCGCTCGAGACTGCCTCCTTAAGTCTTTTGGATGCCTATGCCTGTCTTGCGGCGGCTCTTAAAGCTCCCGGGGTCAGCCGTATACTGGGAGGCGTCTTTGAGGGAGAGGATGCCGGGGGAAGTATTTCAATTCCCGGCACCCATTTGCGGGCAGGCCTCCTCTCCGGAGCTTTTCAGATCGGCTCTTTGATCCGATGGCTCGATTACAACGACACATTTCTTGCCAAGGAGTGGGGGCACCCTTCCGATAATCTGGGGGCGATTTTGGCAGTTGCCGACTATTTGTCCGGCAAGGGCCGGGAGCTGACTGTGGCCGACGTGCTGACTTGTCTGATCAAAGCCTATGAAGTGCAGGGAACGCTTGCCCTGGAGAACAGCTTTAACCGTTTTGGGTTTGATCATGTGATCTTGGTGAAGGTCGCATCAGCAGCGGTTGCCGCTTCGATGCTTGGGGGTGATGAACAGGCAATTGCAAGCGCGGTCTCTAACGCATTTGCCGATGCCGGTCCGCTGAGATGCTACCGCCACTTCCCGAATACAGGCTCAAGAAAATCATGGGCGGCAGGGGATGCCTCCAGCAGGGGGCTTTTACTCGCCGGCCTGGCAATCAAAGGGGAGATGGGCTATCCGAAAGTGCTCTCCACCCCCAGATGGGGCCTTGCCGACACGCTGTTTGACGGGGCACCCTTGTCCTTAAGCGGACACTTAGGTACCTATATCATTGAAAACATCCTGTTTAAAGTCTCCTTTCCGGCTGAATTTCACGCGCAGACAGCTGTCGAGTGCGCCATCCGCCTTCACAAAAAAATTAAGGATCGGCTCGAGGAAATCGACAGAATTGAAATCGAGACGCATGAGGCGGCGATCCGCATCATCGACAAGAAGGGGCCTTTGCATAACTACGCAGACAGAGATCACTGCCTGCAGTATATGGTGGCTGTCGCCCTTCTGAACGGGCGGCTCACAGCCGACGATTATGAAGACGAAATGGCAAAAAACCCATGGATCGATCGACTGCGAGGTTTGATGGAAGTGACGGAAAACGAGAGATTTTCTCGGGAGTATCATGAGAGGGACAAGCGGTCGATTGCCAATTCGGTGAAGGTAGTCTTTCGCTGCGGCACATCCATCAAGGAAGAGTTTGATTATCCGCTAGGCCACAGGAAGCGCCGTGAGGAGGCAAAACCGCGTCTCTTAAAAAAGGCGGAGGAGTGCTTTAAGGAAATTTATTCTGAGGATAAAATAGCACGGATTATGCAGCTTTTTCATCATAAAGAGCTCTTTTACAAGCTGTCCATCCGGGAATGGATGGAGCTATTTCACAAGGAAGGTGAGAGCCATGATCGGAGGAGTGCCAAGTCTTGA
- a CDS encoding dihydrolipoamide acetyltransferase family protein, with protein sequence MESIYTFNLPDIGEGVVEGEVVQWLKKKGDTVGKDEPVVIVMTDKATVELPSPVAGSLDTLFCKEGDIAKVGKPLYSIATKEAIKEETASVPKEKSPKEPPRTIEKQEKARQSGKPAIPQVRKIAKDLHIDLDEIEGTGKEGRITMEDLSRTLKSSPQTLKKEPLPSFQDDTVEKVVGIPRLMAEKMATSKRVAPHFSYFEQIDATRLIQLKESFKKAAEKENIRITFMPFIIKAVSLALQNFPKANSTYDMDQGVLYIHKHHNIGIAISTPLGLIVPVLHDVQNMALETIIRSYDSLVTRAREKNLRAEEMKGSTITVSNFGGLEGSGRWATPVINYPEVAILAINRIQKAPMVKGDQVVVRDALNISWSFDHRVIDGNLAAAVSHYFATLIQNPAKLM encoded by the coding sequence ATGGAATCGATCTACACATTCAATCTGCCGGACATCGGTGAAGGCGTTGTCGAAGGGGAAGTTGTCCAATGGCTGAAAAAAAAAGGGGACACGGTCGGCAAAGACGAGCCGGTGGTCATCGTCATGACTGATAAAGCGACAGTCGAGCTACCCTCACCTGTGGCGGGCTCTTTAGACACTCTATTCTGTAAAGAGGGCGATATTGCCAAAGTCGGAAAACCCCTCTACTCCATCGCGACAAAAGAAGCTATAAAGGAAGAGACGGCTTCAGTCCCCAAAGAAAAATCTCCAAAGGAACCTCCCCGAACAATCGAGAAGCAAGAAAAGGCGAGACAATCAGGAAAGCCGGCCATCCCTCAGGTGCGCAAGATCGCAAAAGATCTCCACATTGACTTGGATGAGATTGAAGGCACCGGGAAAGAGGGGCGGATCACGATGGAAGACCTCTCTCGTACGCTTAAAAGCTCTCCTCAAACTTTGAAAAAAGAGCCTCTTCCTTCCTTTCAGGACGATACAGTCGAAAAAGTGGTCGGCATCCCCCGACTGATGGCAGAAAAAATGGCCACCTCCAAGCGGGTAGCCCCCCATTTTTCCTATTTCGAGCAAATCGACGCCACCCGATTGATTCAGCTGAAAGAGAGTTTTAAGAAAGCGGCAGAAAAAGAAAATATCCGCATCACCTTCATGCCCTTCATCATCAAAGCAGTCTCGCTCGCTCTCCAAAACTTTCCCAAAGCTAACAGCACGTATGACATGGACCAGGGCGTGCTCTACATCCATAAACACCACAACATCGGCATTGCCATCTCAACGCCCCTTGGACTGATCGTGCCTGTGCTTCACGACGTGCAGAATATGGCGTTGGAAACTATTATCCGCTCCTATGACAGCTTAGTGACAAGAGCGCGGGAAAAAAATTTGCGGGCAGAAGAGATGAAGGGATCGACGATCACCGTCAGCAACTTTGGCGGCCTGGAAGGTTCGGGACGATGGGCAACGCCCGTCATCAACTACCCGGAAGTGGCCATACTTGCCATCAACCGGATCCAGAAAGCACCGATGGTCAAAGGCGATCAGGTCGTTGTCCGGGATGCACTCAATATCTCATGGAGCTTCGACCACCGCGTCATCGACGGCAATTTGGCGGCAGCTGTTTCCCACTACTTCGCCACGCTGATCCAAAATCCGGCAAAGCTGATGTAA
- a CDS encoding citrate/2-methylcitrate synthase — translation MAEVAEKKKSGGLAGVIAGDSSICLCGSEEESLLYRGYPIEDLARFASFEETAWLILRGSLPTEKELSDYRVVLKEKRDLPVNLKAILEQIPKDAGMMDVMRTSVSALGHFEPEIEEKGRFDIADKLVSCIGAPLLYWHTLHTKGKRLDLVTQEKNHSGHLLQLILGHEASEEHQRFLDIALILYAEHEFNASTFTVRTIASTLSDFYSAICGGIGALSGPLHGGANEKAIELILKFQSQQEAEQGVLRMLERKELIMGFGHRVYTTRDPRSDIIKDIARKLAEDAGDLETFEIAERIEEVMRREKKLFPNLDFYSALAFRYLGIPTAMFTPIFVMSRIVGWSAHLLEQRQNNKLIRPLSNYTGPKRETWKPIGKRS, via the coding sequence ATGGCCGAGGTTGCTGAGAAGAAAAAGAGCGGGGGTCTTGCCGGAGTCATTGCCGGCGACAGTTCCATTTGCCTGTGCGGCAGCGAGGAGGAGAGTCTCCTCTACCGGGGATACCCGATCGAGGATTTGGCCCGTTTCGCTTCTTTTGAGGAGACGGCATGGCTGATTCTGAGGGGGTCTTTGCCGACGGAGAAAGAGCTTTCCGATTATAGAGTTGTTTTGAAGGAGAAGAGAGATCTTCCTGTGAATCTGAAGGCAATTTTGGAGCAGATTCCGAAAGATGCCGGCATGATGGACGTGATGAGGACGTCAGTATCGGCGCTCGGCCATTTCGAGCCGGAGATCGAGGAAAAGGGGCGTTTTGATATAGCCGACAAGTTAGTCTCTTGCATCGGGGCTCCCTTGCTCTACTGGCATACGCTGCATACAAAGGGAAAGCGCCTGGATCTCGTGACCCAAGAAAAGAATCACTCCGGCCACCTTTTGCAGCTTATCCTGGGTCATGAGGCGTCCGAGGAGCATCAACGCTTTTTAGACATAGCCCTGATCCTTTATGCCGAGCATGAGTTCAACGCTTCCACATTTACCGTGAGAACCATTGCGAGTACTCTTTCTGATTTTTATTCCGCCATTTGCGGCGGCATCGGTGCCCTCAGCGGTCCTTTACATGGGGGAGCTAATGAAAAGGCAATCGAGCTGATCTTGAAGTTCCAAAGCCAGCAGGAGGCAGAGCAGGGCGTGCTTAGGATGCTCGAGCGTAAAGAGCTGATCATGGGCTTTGGCCACCGCGTCTATACGACGCGCGATCCACGATCTGACATCATCAAGGATATTGCGAGAAAGCTCGCCGAGGACGCCGGGGATCTTGAAACCTTTGAGATCGCCGAACGTATAGAAGAGGTGATGCGGCGGGAGAAGAAGCTTTTTCCTAACTTGGACTTCTACAGCGCCCTGGCATTCCGCTATCTCGGCATTCCGACAGCGATGTTCACACCGATTTTCGTGATGTCGAGGATCGTGGGATGGTCGGCGCATCTTCTGGAACAGAGGCAAAATAACAAATTAATCAGACCACTAAGCAACTACACAGGACCCAAGAGGGAAACATGGAAGCCCATCGGCAAGAGATCTTAG
- a CDS encoding isocitrate lyase/phosphoenolpyruvate mutase family protein, protein MSAGLKFKKAVKESSPLLIVGAASPLVAMLIERKGFQALYLSGGGYATFSFGLPDLGMTTPVELAEEARRIADRSSLPLLVDIDTGFGGPLMIERTVQLMEQAGVAAVHIEDQVFEKRCGHRQGKALVAKGLMQERIAAAVRGRKDPDFVIMARTDSPGIEKVGDVVKRAQAYREAGADMLFLEGSVDSELFRVVKEECGLPLLVNLTEFGKCKILTASELNAVGADMALYPLTLNRVMLGACSEALDELRAGQGGLLEKMQTRVELYDLIGYHDLEARSKFKE, encoded by the coding sequence ATGAGTGCCGGTCTTAAGTTTAAGAAAGCAGTGAAGGAGAGCTCTCCTCTCTTGATCGTCGGGGCCGCATCGCCGCTGGTGGCGATGCTGATTGAGAGGAAGGGATTTCAGGCTCTTTATCTTTCCGGCGGCGGTTATGCCACTTTTTCATTTGGCTTGCCGGATCTTGGGATGACGACGCCGGTAGAGCTGGCTGAGGAGGCGCGCCGGATCGCTGACAGATCTTCTTTGCCGCTGCTAGTGGATATTGACACCGGTTTTGGCGGCCCGCTCATGATCGAACGGACTGTTCAGTTGATGGAGCAGGCCGGCGTGGCAGCGGTACATATTGAGGATCAGGTTTTTGAGAAAAGGTGCGGCCACAGGCAGGGTAAGGCGCTTGTTGCCAAAGGGCTGATGCAGGAGAGGATAGCGGCTGCAGTGCGAGGGAGAAAAGATCCCGATTTTGTCATCATGGCGAGAACGGATAGCCCTGGCATTGAGAAAGTTGGTGATGTGGTGAAGCGCGCTCAGGCTTACCGCGAGGCGGGAGCGGATATGCTCTTTTTGGAGGGGAGTGTTGACTCTGAACTTTTTAGGGTTGTCAAAGAGGAGTGCGGGCTGCCGCTCTTGGTGAACCTGACCGAATTCGGAAAGTGCAAGATTCTAACTGCGAGTGAGCTAAACGCGGTTGGAGCCGACATGGCTTTGTACCCCCTTACGCTCAATCGGGTGATGCTCGGGGCGTGTTCGGAAGCTCTCGATGAGTTGAGAGCGGGGCAGGGCGGACTTCTTGAAAAGATGCAGACAAGGGTAGAGCTTTATGATTTGATCGGTTATCACGATCTTGAGGCGCGTTCAAAATTCAAAGAGTAG
- a CDS encoding DEAD/DEAH box helicase gives MLNFRRLKQDFAPSVVKEGQASYQGKLVDNVKIVSLSGQTLRLAARVQGAFENTYECEIEIDRQSSTIIDSNCDCPYTYDCQHLSAVLFFLEENLDAILVRFGSEENLEEKIEEPAEKVHIQETIKKAKVKESQRKGLQQQKELLQEYIGAADVLGRSPFFLKEEGFVEDKAELALILMEMQTEGMPKAELQIALRLPFRSKPLNIPNIKEFFNAIHYNEPIYINSKRFYFTSQSFEPSNFAMIELLSRYVIQPEKILAEKGTRFGLIALEHLGEILSNLHDQFQQRKNSLTNPLQPMSPDVPYIFFKTLEEPLKLSLAPAQIIIDIEFLDTGAPKLLLNPTIDLSGKKATLEQIMLFECAKPGLIHEHHYYRFEPEIKRRHLKDLEALRSITIPEPLFGTFVENSLPEILRFAEVRNKDRIDHLITLPYVETLSAECDLSYLNGELEASLQFIYSGNKIPSASSKLSTNHLNHFIMKDGILARNLTEEQKIIEDLFQDFIFDPAEGTYTAKMEKKIVEFMTDVIPRNQSRIQFVCPENLLDQFIYDETVFSLHLKESSKVDMFEIHVGIEGDLEGVSVSTLWECVSSKKPYIELTKRKAEAKKRGKPSSDQKAIHKILVLDLEKLTPLIQLFDEIGIEELKSHISERPLWNLANIKEEHLSSLPLAFSMTDKLKEIQEQILGTKEVMVREVPKEIKAELRSYQIEGANWLERLRNMHLNGILADDMGLGKTLQAIVVLTQQKLDEPKSQSLIVCPTSLVYNWKEEIQKFNPNLRVLIVDGIPNQRKKLIDARDSYDILVTSYSLLQKDIDHYQQSPFAYILLDEAQHIKNRGTRNAKSVKQVQAKHKLILTGTPIENSLDELWSLFDFLMPGLLSTYDRFVEKYIRTPHEEKEKNINKLKQKVSPFILRRMKKDVLSELPDVSEIVYYCHLTDAQKELYRSYAESARRELSQLVQKEGFDKVQIHVLATLTRLKQICCHPAIFAKEAVEEGDSAKYDLLQDLLQNLIEGNHKTVVFSQYTRMLNIISRDLKKKGIAFEYLDGSTKNRLDIVNRFNEDEKIPIFLVSLKAGGVGLNLVGADTVVHYDMWWNPAVENQATDRVHRIGQKNSVSSYKLITLNTIEEKILEMQNRKRGLVKKIVSTDEEAISKLTWEEVLELLQT, from the coding sequence ATGCTTAACTTTCGCAGACTTAAGCAAGATTTCGCCCCTTCGGTCGTGAAAGAAGGACAGGCAAGTTATCAGGGAAAATTGGTTGACAACGTTAAAATTGTCAGCTTGTCCGGCCAAACGTTGAGGCTGGCTGCGAGAGTGCAAGGCGCCTTTGAAAACACCTACGAGTGCGAAATCGAAATCGACAGGCAGAGCTCTACGATCATCGACTCCAACTGCGATTGCCCCTACACCTACGACTGCCAGCATCTTTCCGCTGTCTTGTTTTTTCTCGAAGAAAACCTCGATGCCATCTTAGTCCGATTTGGAAGCGAAGAGAATCTGGAAGAAAAAATCGAAGAGCCTGCAGAAAAAGTTCATATCCAGGAAACAATTAAGAAAGCCAAAGTCAAAGAGTCGCAAAGAAAGGGATTGCAGCAGCAAAAAGAACTTTTGCAAGAGTATATTGGCGCCGCTGACGTGCTGGGACGTTCGCCCTTTTTCCTTAAGGAAGAAGGCTTCGTCGAAGACAAGGCCGAACTTGCGCTGATTCTGATGGAGATGCAGACGGAAGGCATGCCCAAGGCAGAGCTCCAGATCGCCCTGAGGCTTCCCTTTAGGTCGAAACCGCTCAACATCCCCAATATCAAGGAATTTTTCAACGCGATCCACTACAACGAACCGATCTATATCAACAGCAAAAGGTTCTACTTCACCTCGCAATCGTTTGAGCCTTCAAACTTTGCCATGATCGAGCTTCTCTCGCGCTATGTGATCCAGCCGGAAAAGATCTTAGCCGAAAAGGGAACTCGGTTCGGCCTAATAGCCCTGGAGCACCTTGGAGAGATCCTATCCAACTTGCACGACCAATTCCAGCAGAGAAAAAATTCGCTCACCAATCCTCTGCAGCCAATGTCGCCCGATGTGCCCTATATCTTCTTCAAAACCCTTGAAGAGCCTCTGAAGCTATCGCTGGCGCCAGCCCAGATCATCATCGACATTGAATTTTTAGACACCGGCGCCCCTAAACTGCTTCTCAATCCTACGATCGACCTGAGCGGCAAAAAGGCGACTCTCGAGCAGATCATGCTCTTTGAGTGCGCCAAACCGGGATTGATCCACGAACATCACTACTACCGCTTTGAGCCGGAAATCAAAAGGCGCCATCTTAAAGATTTGGAAGCACTCCGCTCCATCACCATTCCCGAACCGCTCTTCGGTACCTTCGTGGAAAACTCGCTTCCGGAGATTTTGCGCTTTGCGGAAGTGCGTAACAAAGACAGAATCGATCACCTGATCACGCTACCGTACGTTGAAACGCTGTCTGCCGAGTGCGACTTAAGCTACCTGAATGGCGAGCTTGAGGCCTCCTTGCAATTTATCTACAGCGGCAACAAAATCCCTTCGGCATCATCGAAGTTGTCTACGAACCACTTGAACCACTTCATCATGAAGGACGGCATCTTAGCCAGAAACCTGACGGAAGAGCAGAAAATTATCGAGGACCTCTTTCAGGACTTCATCTTTGATCCTGCCGAAGGGACCTACACGGCCAAGATGGAAAAGAAGATCGTCGAGTTCATGACGGACGTCATTCCAAGAAATCAAAGCCGCATCCAGTTCGTATGCCCTGAAAACCTCCTGGATCAATTCATCTATGACGAGACTGTTTTCAGCCTCCATCTGAAAGAGTCGTCCAAAGTAGATATGTTTGAGATTCACGTCGGGATCGAAGGGGATCTGGAAGGGGTGAGCGTCAGTACCCTCTGGGAATGCGTCTCCTCTAAAAAGCCTTACATTGAGCTGACGAAAAGAAAAGCTGAGGCAAAAAAAAGAGGTAAACCCTCATCCGATCAAAAGGCGATCCATAAGATCCTCGTCTTGGATCTGGAAAAGCTGACTCCCCTGATTCAGCTTTTTGATGAAATTGGCATCGAGGAGCTGAAATCCCACATCAGCGAAAGACCCCTCTGGAATTTGGCGAACATCAAAGAAGAACATCTCTCTTCTTTGCCCCTAGCCTTTTCGATGACCGATAAGCTGAAGGAAATACAAGAGCAAATACTCGGCACAAAAGAAGTTATGGTCAGGGAAGTGCCCAAAGAGATCAAAGCCGAGCTTCGCTCATACCAAATTGAAGGGGCCAATTGGCTGGAGCGCCTGCGTAATATGCATTTAAATGGCATCCTGGCAGATGATATGGGTCTTGGTAAAACACTGCAGGCCATCGTTGTCCTAACCCAGCAAAAACTCGATGAACCAAAGTCGCAGTCCCTGATCGTTTGTCCGACCTCTCTTGTATACAACTGGAAGGAAGAGATTCAGAAATTCAATCCCAACCTCCGGGTGCTGATCGTTGACGGCATCCCCAACCAGAGGAAGAAGTTGATCGATGCGCGCGACAGCTACGACATCCTTGTCACCTCCTATTCTCTGCTCCAAAAAGATATCGACCACTATCAGCAATCCCCATTCGCCTACATTCTTCTTGATGAAGCGCAGCACATCAAGAACCGGGGAACAAGAAATGCCAAGAGCGTCAAACAGGTTCAGGCCAAGCACAAGCTCATCTTAACCGGTACACCGATTGAAAACTCGCTCGATGAACTCTGGAGCTTGTTCGACTTCCTGATGCCCGGCCTTCTAAGCACCTATGACCGGTTTGTGGAAAAATATATCCGGACGCCCCATGAGGAAAAGGAGAAGAATATCAACAAGCTCAAGCAGAAGGTCTCACCCTTTATCTTGCGCCGCATGAAAAAAGATGTTCTCTCTGAGCTGCCTGACGTTTCAGAGATTGTATACTACTGCCATCTGACCGACGCCCAGAAAGAGCTGTATCGGTCGTACGCCGAATCGGCCCGTAGAGAGCTGTCGCAGCTGGTTCAGAAAGAAGGATTCGATAAGGTGCAGATCCATGTTTTGGCTACCTTGACAAGACTGAAGCAGATCTGCTGCCATCCGGCCATTTTCGCCAAGGAAGCAGTCGAAGAGGGCGACTCCGCCAAATACGACCTGCTCCAGGACCTTCTGCAAAACCTGATCGAGGGCAACCACAAGACGGTAGTGTTCAGCCAATACACCAGAATGCTCAATATCATCAGCCGCGACCTGAAAAAGAAAGGCATTGCGTTCGAATACCTGGATGGTTCCACGAAAAACAGGCTCGACATCGTCAACCGATTCAATGAGGACGAAAAGATTCCTATCTTCTTGGTTTCCCTTAAAGCGGGTGGTGTCGGACTTAACTTAGTGGGCGCCGACACGGTGGTTCACTACGATATGTGGTGGAATCCGGCCGTTGAAAACCAAGCGACAGACAGGGTACACAGGATAGGGCAAAAGAATTCCGTGTCCTCCTACAAACTCATCACTTTAAATACGATAGAAGAGAAAATTCTGGAAATGCAAAATAGGAAGAGAGGTCTTGTGAAAAAGATCGTATCGACCGACGAGGAAGCGATTTCCAAACTAACTTGGGAAGAGGTTTTAGAACTGCTTCAGACTTAA
- a CDS encoding thiolase C-terminal domain-containing protein — translation MSPFSKKIYAAAGFTTVFMGSGRPEFRPGEPRRPFEDYLLETAQGTMASMGNPEFDEGVIGAFMAQRFLKQGNLPGFLPFMVPSLSGKPCFAVEGACGTGGRAIGLAIRSLLALDRDALFVSGFEMQNTVKSLYGADYLSGAAYFRKERKKGHAFFFPGIFSGKAGAYYKKWGEEKARKAMARWHEHAILCARKNPKAQEAFNQDGDPFALGMTPPNPSRFVPCLNFYDCSKVSDGAASIGLFSERGLHRAGIRQEDAVEIVGIGEAEADITIPPEDEAFLHTTKIAVDKALDQARLDRREIAVLEIHDCFTITALLSFEAAGFAKQGQAPDLIEEGRHLITGTIPTNMSGGLSGFGHPTGATGVRQLVDLEKQLTGKAANQAPLKTPYGMMISMGGNDKTVTCLIVRKGGVG, via the coding sequence ATGAGCCCGTTTTCAAAAAAAATCTATGCCGCAGCAGGTTTTACAACCGTCTTTATGGGATCGGGAAGACCTGAATTCCGTCCGGGAGAGCCGAGAAGGCCCTTTGAAGACTACCTCTTGGAGACAGCTCAAGGGACGATGGCGAGCATGGGTAACCCGGAGTTTGACGAAGGGGTCATTGGCGCATTTATGGCCCAGCGTTTCCTCAAGCAAGGAAACCTCCCCGGCTTTCTGCCGTTCATGGTACCTAGCCTCTCCGGTAAACCCTGTTTTGCTGTAGAAGGGGCCTGTGGAACGGGGGGCAGGGCTATCGGACTTGCGATCAGAAGCCTGCTCGCCCTGGACCGCGACGCACTCTTCGTTTCCGGATTCGAGATGCAAAACACTGTCAAATCACTCTACGGCGCCGACTACCTCTCTGGCGCCGCCTATTTCCGCAAAGAGAGAAAAAAAGGGCACGCATTTTTCTTCCCGGGCATTTTCTCGGGCAAAGCGGGGGCCTACTACAAGAAATGGGGCGAGGAAAAGGCCAGAAAAGCCATGGCCAGATGGCATGAGCACGCTATATTATGCGCAAGAAAAAACCCCAAAGCCCAGGAAGCCTTCAATCAAGACGGCGATCCCTTTGCACTTGGAATGACCCCGCCCAATCCATCCAGGTTCGTGCCCTGCCTCAATTTCTATGACTGCTCAAAAGTATCCGATGGCGCGGCATCCATAGGACTTTTCTCAGAGCGAGGACTCCATAGGGCGGGCATTCGTCAAGAGGATGCAGTGGAGATTGTAGGAATCGGCGAGGCCGAGGCTGACATCACCATACCTCCTGAAGACGAGGCGTTTCTCCATACGACGAAAATTGCCGTCGATAAAGCGCTTGACCAAGCACGCCTTGACAGGAGGGAGATCGCTGTTTTGGAGATTCATGACTGTTTCACGATTACGGCTCTTCTCTCCTTTGAGGCGGCCGGTTTTGCCAAACAAGGGCAAGCGCCGGATCTGATTGAGGAGGGCAGACATCTCATCACCGGCACGATTCCAACGAACATGTCGGGTGGATTATCAGGATTTGGCCATCCGACGGGAGCGACGGGGGTGCGGCAGCTTGTCGACTTAGAAAAACAGCTGACGGGCAAAGCCGCCAATCAGGCTCCTTTGAAAACCCCTTACGGCATGATGATCAGTATGGGCGGCAATGATAAGACGGTCACCTGCCTGATCGTGAGGAAGGGCGGAGTTGGCTGA